From a region of the Polynucleobacter corsicus genome:
- the map gene encoding type I methionyl aminopeptidase — MNSVFTTEKDIQGMREAGRLASEVLDHVAPHVNAGVSTAELDRICHEYMRDVQKTIPAPLNYQPPGYPPFPASICTSVNDVICHGIPGEKILKTGDVVNLDITVITPDGYYGDTSRMFMVGEVSVLAKRLTQITFECMWLGIAQVKPGASLGDIGHVIQTHAEKAGYSVVREYCGHGIGKVFHQDPQILHYGRPGTGEKLTEGMTFTIEPMINAGKRDIRTMPDQWTVKTKDRSLSAQWEHTLLVTATGVEVLTWSEGSNPIPDCVKGLTFRPNLANA, encoded by the coding sequence ATGAATAGTGTATTTACCACCGAAAAAGACATCCAAGGGATGCGCGAAGCTGGCCGCTTAGCCAGTGAAGTTCTTGACCACGTTGCTCCGCACGTGAATGCTGGTGTGAGCACAGCTGAATTGGATCGCATTTGTCATGAGTACATGCGTGATGTCCAAAAGACTATTCCAGCCCCCCTAAACTACCAGCCACCGGGCTACCCACCTTTTCCGGCGTCGATCTGCACTTCGGTCAATGATGTGATCTGCCATGGCATTCCTGGCGAGAAGATTTTAAAAACTGGTGATGTTGTCAACCTCGATATCACTGTCATTACGCCTGATGGCTACTATGGTGATACCAGCCGCATGTTTATGGTTGGTGAAGTTTCAGTATTAGCCAAACGCCTCACCCAAATTACTTTTGAATGTATGTGGCTTGGCATTGCACAAGTCAAACCTGGTGCATCACTAGGCGATATTGGTCACGTCATTCAGACTCATGCTGAAAAAGCAGGTTATTCAGTGGTTCGTGAATACTGCGGTCATGGCATTGGCAAAGTGTTTCATCAAGATCCACAGATTCTTCACTACGGCCGTCCTGGCACCGGCGAAAAGTTAACAGAAGGCATGACCTTCACCATTGAGCCGATGATCAATGCCGGTAAGCGCGATATTCGGACAATGCCTGATCAATGGACAGTGAAGACTAAAGACCGTAGCCTTTCAGCGCAATGGGAGCACACACTTTTAGTAACGGCGACTGGCGTTGAAGTGTTAACTTGGTCAGAGGGTAGCAATCCAATTCCTGATTGCGTTAAAGGTCTCACATTTAGACCAAACCTAGCTAACGCTTAA
- the pyrH gene encoding UMP kinase, which produces MPAYKRVLLKLSGEALMGDDAFGINPITIDSMVKEIAEVVNSGVQLAIVIGGGNIFRGVAGGAAGMDRATADYMGMLATMMNSLALQDALRQKGVEARVQSALRMDQVVEPYIRPRAIRALSEGKVVIFAAGTGNPFFTTDTAAALRGAEMGVEIMLKATKVDGIYSADPMKDPTATLYKTMTFDEAIIKNLQVMDATAFALCRDRKLPIKVFSILKPGALMRVVQGESEGTLVHV; this is translated from the coding sequence ATGCCAGCCTACAAACGTGTTCTCTTAAAACTCTCTGGTGAAGCCCTCATGGGGGATGATGCTTTTGGAATCAATCCAATCACGATTGATTCTATGGTGAAAGAAATAGCCGAGGTAGTCAATAGCGGCGTTCAATTAGCTATTGTGATTGGTGGCGGAAACATTTTCCGAGGTGTAGCAGGCGGTGCGGCCGGCATGGATCGTGCAACAGCTGACTACATGGGAATGCTCGCCACCATGATGAATTCTCTTGCACTACAAGATGCCTTGCGCCAAAAAGGGGTTGAAGCTCGCGTGCAGTCTGCCTTGAGAATGGATCAAGTGGTCGAGCCTTACATTCGCCCTCGTGCGATTCGTGCTCTAAGTGAAGGTAAGGTAGTGATCTTTGCCGCTGGCACAGGAAATCCATTCTTTACTACTGATACTGCAGCCGCTTTACGCGGTGCAGAGATGGGGGTTGAGATCATGCTCAAGGCTACTAAGGTAGACGGTATTTACAGCGCCGATCCAATGAAAGACCCAACAGCTACTTTGTATAAAACAATGACTTTTGATGAAGCGATTATCAAAAACTTGCAGGTCATGGACGCAACTGCTTTTGCATTGTGCCGTGATCGCAAATTACCAATCAAAGTGTTTTCGATTCTCAAGCCGGGCGCATTGATGCGCGTAGTTCAGGGTGAGTCTGAAGGCACCTTAGTACACGTTTAA
- the rpsB gene encoding 30S ribosomal protein S2, translated as MSVTMRQMLEAGCHFGHQTRFWSPRMAPYIFGHRNKIHIINLEKTLPMFQDALKFAKQVAANRGTILFVGTKRQSREIIAEEAARAGMPYIDSRWLGGTLTNFKTVKGSLKRLKDMAVAKEAGDWEKLSKKEALTNDRDLDKLQKALGGIQDLNGVPDAIFVVDVGYHKIAITEANKLGIPVIAVVDTNHSPEGVDYIIPGNDDSSKAVLLYARGIADAILEGKSNSVQEILTAVKEGEEEFVEEGKAE; from the coding sequence ATGTCAGTAACTATGCGTCAAATGCTGGAAGCCGGTTGCCATTTTGGCCACCAAACCCGTTTCTGGTCCCCAAGAATGGCCCCTTACATTTTCGGCCATCGCAACAAAATTCACATCATCAACTTAGAAAAAACATTGCCAATGTTTCAGGACGCCCTGAAATTTGCAAAACAAGTTGCTGCTAACCGTGGAACTATCTTATTCGTTGGTACTAAGCGTCAATCACGCGAGATCATTGCTGAAGAAGCTGCTCGTGCTGGTATGCCTTACATCGACAGCCGTTGGTTGGGCGGTACGCTCACCAACTTCAAAACTGTTAAAGGTTCCCTCAAGCGTTTGAAGGATATGGCAGTTGCTAAAGAAGCTGGTGATTGGGAAAAGCTTTCTAAGAAAGAAGCTTTGACTAATGATCGCGATCTCGACAAGTTGCAAAAAGCGCTTGGCGGTATTCAAGATTTGAACGGTGTTCCTGATGCAATTTTTGTTGTGGACGTTGGCTATCACAAGATTGCTATTACTGAAGCTAACAAGCTTGGTATTCCAGTTATCGCTGTAGTGGATACCAACCACTCACCAGAAGGTGTTGATTACATCATCCCTGGTAACGATGACTCCAGCAAAGCTGTTCTTCTCTACGCTCGTGGCATTGCTGACGCAATCCTCGAAGGTAAATCAAACTCTGTTCAAGAAATCTTGACCGCTGTTAAAGAAGGCGAAGAAGAGTTTGTTGAAGAAGGGAAAGCTGAATAA
- the tsf gene encoding translation elongation factor Ts, which yields MAAITAAMVGELRAKTDAPMMECKKALTEADGDMARAEEILRVKLGSKAGKAASRVTAEGIVVSFINGTTGALLEVNCETDFVSKNDDFLAFTAECVKLVAEKNPADVAALLALPMNGQTVDEVRSALIGKIGENIMPRRFKRFAGSTKLVSYLHGTRIGVMVEFEGDETAAKDVAMHIAAMKPVALSMADVPAEAIAVERSVAVQKAAESGKPPEIVEKMVEGSIQKYLKEVSLLNQTFVKNDKQSVEQMLKAANTTIKSFTMFVVGEGIEKRQDDFAAEVAAQVAAAKGA from the coding sequence ATGGCTGCTATTACCGCTGCAATGGTTGGCGAGTTACGCGCCAAGACTGATGCTCCGATGATGGAGTGCAAAAAAGCATTGACTGAGGCTGATGGCGATATGGCTCGTGCAGAAGAAATTCTGCGTGTAAAGCTCGGTAGCAAAGCTGGTAAAGCCGCATCCCGCGTTACTGCTGAAGGTATTGTGGTTTCATTCATCAATGGCACTACCGGTGCTTTGTTGGAAGTGAACTGCGAAACCGACTTTGTTTCTAAGAACGATGACTTTTTGGCCTTTACTGCTGAATGCGTCAAGTTAGTTGCTGAAAAGAATCCAGCTGACGTTGCTGCCTTACTTGCATTGCCAATGAATGGCCAAACTGTGGATGAAGTTCGTAGTGCCTTGATCGGTAAGATCGGCGAGAATATCATGCCGCGTCGCTTTAAGCGTTTCGCTGGTAGCACCAAGTTGGTCTCTTACCTCCACGGCACTCGTATTGGCGTCATGGTTGAATTCGAAGGTGATGAGACTGCAGCTAAAGACGTAGCAATGCATATTGCTGCAATGAAGCCGGTGGCTTTGTCGATGGCTGATGTTCCTGCTGAAGCCATTGCTGTTGAGCGTAGTGTTGCCGTTCAAAAGGCTGCTGAATCTGGCAAACCACCAGAAATCGTTGAGAAGATGGTTGAAGGTTCTATTCAGAAGTACCTCAAAGAGGTTTCTTTGTTGAACCAAACTTTCGTTAAAAACGACAAGCAATCTGTTGAGCAAATGCTGAAAGCTGCTAACACCACAATCAAGAGTTTCACTATGTTTGTTGTGGGTGAGGGCATTGAGAAGCGTCAAGACGACTTTGCGGCTGAAGTGGCTGCTCAGGTTGCCGCTGCTAAAGGGGCTTAA
- the frr gene encoding ribosome recycling factor, with protein MSAAEIKSTTDQKMQKSLEALKTNLAKIRSGRANPGILEHIQVDYYGNPTPLSQVASLGLADARTINVQPFEKTMVGAIEKAIRDSDLGLNPASQGTVIRVPMPALTEERRRDLTKVVKNEGEDTKIAVRNLRRDANEHLKRLTKDKEISEDDERRATDDIQKMTDRAVIDIDKIVSEKEKEIMTV; from the coding sequence ATGTCCGCAGCAGAAATTAAAAGCACTACCGATCAAAAGATGCAGAAGTCTCTTGAGGCTCTGAAAACTAATTTGGCAAAGATTCGCTCTGGTCGTGCAAATCCTGGAATCTTGGAGCACATCCAGGTGGATTACTACGGTAATCCAACGCCACTAAGCCAAGTAGCTAGCTTAGGTTTGGCTGATGCTAGAACAATCAACGTACAGCCATTTGAAAAAACAATGGTTGGCGCAATTGAGAAAGCAATTCGTGATTCAGATTTGGGTCTCAACCCAGCCTCGCAAGGCACTGTGATCCGTGTACCTATGCCTGCGTTGACTGAAGAGCGTCGTCGTGATTTGACTAAGGTGGTCAAAAACGAAGGTGAAGATACGAAGATCGCTGTACGTAATTTACGCCGCGATGCCAATGAGCATTTAAAGCGCCTCACCAAGGATAAAGAAATTTCCGAGGATGACGAGCGTCGTGCAACGGATGATATTCAGAAGATGACTGACCGCGCGGTGATTGATATCGATAAGATCGTTTCTGAAAAAGAAAAAGAGATCATGACGGTTTAG